GCCATAATTTCACCTCAGCATGTATTATTTTACATAATTTTCTTTGATTTTGCAAGTATTATTTCTCTTCTGAAAAAAACTTTACTCTTTTTGTTCTTCGATAACGCAAAGGCCAATCGCGTAGGTAGACTCGTGAGAGATAGATAGCCAAATTTTTTCGCCTGATAATATTGGCCGGAACAAATATGGTTTTCCAAAACCATCATTTAATACACAAAGTTCTGTCATCGAATAATGTGGGCTTTTAAGATTGAAAGCTTTTATTATCGCTTCTTTTATTGCAAATCTTCCTGCAAGAAATTCTTGTTTTCTTTTCTCAGAAGAAAAACTCATGTAAATCTTGGTTTCTTCTTCACTTAATATTTTATGATTAATTTTATCGGTTATCCTAGAAATCAATACAATATCGGTTCCAATTCCTATAATCATTTCGTTTCCTCCTGAATTAAAAGAGAAAGAGCTAAATCCTTTATGGCTCTAAATCGATGATTTAAAGCGGATTTTGAAATTTTATCTTCAAAATCTTCTTCCGACGCATAACTTAGTTCTAATAAACTTGATTCTGGGAATTTCTTTCTTAAAAAAATTGCTTCTTTCATGCTTTTAGAAATTTGATTTCCTAAATTATTTTCAATAATCTCGATATATTTAAGTTGCTTGTTTGCGGCATCCATTGCTTTTTTTTCATTTGCGATGTCGCAATTAATCACCCGATTAATCGAGTTTCTAAAATCACGTTTAATTCGACTGTCTTCATATTCAAACAATGAATTTGTGGCCCCAATGACTCTCAAAAAATCCGCAAGTTTTTCTGCTTCTTTTAAGTAAGTGATATATCCTCTTTTGTTTGGAGCAACTTTTGCATTCAATTGAAATTCATTTGCAATGTATTTGATTGTATCGGCTTGTTTTTCAGAAAAAGCTTGAATTTCAAGATGATAAGATGCTGTTTCTGGACTATTCATTGATCCTCCAGCTAAGAAAGCGCCTCTTAAGTATGCTTTTTTACAACACTCTTTTTCAACCAAATTTGCATCGACGTCTTGGAAAAAAATAGCGTTTTTATTAATTAATGATAAATCATTTAATATTAATTCTACTTTTTCCGTAATTCGAATGATAAATAAATCATGCTTTTGAAGTCTTGCTTGTTTTTTGCTAATAAGCGTCACATCAATTTTATATAATTCTTTGGTAAGCTTCATTAATTTT
This window of the Bacillota bacterium genome carries:
- the whiA gene encoding DNA-binding protein WhiA translates to MSFSTEVKTELANLKHAECCNKAELSALLHIGGSIQLNSEGIQLVFQTTNNAVVRKLMKLTKELYKIDVTLISKKQARLQKHDLFIIRITEKVELILNDLSLINKNAIFFQDVDANLVEKECCKKAYLRGAFLAGGSMNSPETASYHLEIQAFSEKQADTIKYIANEFQLNAKVAPNKRGYITYLKEAEKLADFLRVIGATNSLFEYEDSRIKRDFRNSINRVINCDIANEKKAMDAANKQLKYIEIIENNLGNQISKSMKEAIFLRKKFPESSLLELSYASEEDFEDKISKSALNHRFRAIKDLALSLLIQEETK
- the acpS gene encoding holo-ACP synthase, with translation MIIGIGTDIVLISRITDKINHKILSEEETKIYMSFSSEKRKQEFLAGRFAIKEAIIKAFNLKSPHYSMTELCVLNDGFGKPYLFRPILSGEKIWLSISHESTYAIGLCVIEEQKE